The region CGGGGCCAAGCATGGCGAGACGCTGGAAGACGAGATCACCGACCCGGTCGCCTTCGAGAAGGCGCGCACTTCGGGCGCGATCCGCACCGACCTCATCCTCTCGGCAGAGATCATGGCGATCGCGCTGTCCGAAGTGGCCGATGCCAGCCTGCTGACCCGTGCGGTGACGCTGGCGATCGTGGGCCTCGTCATCACCTTTTGCGTCTACGGCGCGGTGGCGCTGATCGTGAAGATGGACGATGTCGGGCTGCACCTGGCGAAAAAGCCCTCGGCCGGGGCGCAAAAGGTCGGGCGCTTCCTGCTGCGCGCGATGCCCGTCGTGCTCAAGCTGCTGAGCTTCGTCGGCATGCTGGCGATGCTCTGGGTCGGCGGCGGGATCATCCTGCACGGGCTCGAGGAGCTGGGCCTGCCCGCGCCCGCGCATCTGGCGCACGACCTCCAGCACACGGTCGAGCACGCTAGCGGGGCGCTCGCGCCGGTGACCGGCTGGCTGGCCTATGCGGTGGCGTCCTCGATCGTCGGGCTGGT is a window of Novosphingobium aureum DNA encoding:
- a CDS encoding DUF808 domain-containing protein is translated as MPSGLVALLDDVSVIARAAAASVDDVGAGVAKAGSKAAGVVIDDAAVTPGYVTGFTPERELPMIWRITKGSIFNKLVILLPVALLLSAFLPQAITPILMMGGLFLSFEGAEKVLEKLGGAKHGETLEDEITDPVAFEKARTSGAIRTDLILSAEIMAIALSEVADASLLTRAVTLAIVGLVITFCVYGAVALIVKMDDVGLHLAKKPSAGAQKVGRFLLRAMPVVLKLLSFVGMLAMLWVGGGIILHGLEELGLPAPAHLAHDLQHTVEHASGALAPVTGWLAYAVASSIVGLVLGAVIAVVIHLIAKARGKGAH